The Leucobacter sp. UCMA 4100 genome window below encodes:
- a CDS encoding M15 family metallopeptidase, with translation MRPARAITATASAIAVAVSFALGAVACAPEPTPAAEEPSTPSTKAETPAPPVLEPVDPTGAADPAGPGSASDARSDALPQHSIDDPSSLWVVTNKHRPLDPLDYEPSDLVIPEGIDNVNGQPLRAEAAAAATRMAQAASADGVWFRIGSAYRDYARQEYLYTSYIARDGQAEADTYSARPGFSEHQTGLTADFDDASSCYLWACFADTAAGAWLAEHAAEHGWILRYPAGSEHVTGYTFEPWHFRYVGEPLALEMRERGVATLEEYFELAAAPTYLDE, from the coding sequence ATGCGCCCCGCTCGTGCCATCACCGCCACCGCTTCAGCCATCGCCGTTGCGGTTTCGTTTGCCCTGGGCGCCGTCGCCTGCGCGCCTGAACCGACGCCGGCGGCCGAAGAGCCGAGCACCCCGAGCACGAAGGCAGAAACCCCCGCACCACCCGTACTCGAGCCCGTTGACCCAACCGGGGCTGCGGATCCTGCCGGGCCCGGCTCCGCTTCTGACGCCAGGAGCGATGCCCTGCCGCAACACTCGATCGACGACCCCTCGTCGCTATGGGTGGTGACGAACAAGCACAGGCCGCTCGATCCGCTCGATTACGAGCCCAGCGATCTCGTCATTCCGGAGGGAATCGACAATGTGAACGGCCAGCCGCTGCGCGCCGAGGCTGCCGCCGCCGCAACCCGCATGGCGCAGGCGGCGAGCGCCGACGGGGTCTGGTTTCGCATCGGCAGCGCATACCGCGACTACGCGAGGCAAGAGTACCTCTACACGAGCTACATCGCCCGCGACGGCCAGGCCGAGGCCGACACCTACTCTGCACGCCCCGGATTCTCTGAGCACCAGACCGGCCTCACGGCAGACTTTGACGACGCATCATCGTGCTACCTCTGGGCCTGCTTCGCCGACACTGCGGCCGGCGCCTGGCTCGCCGAGCACGCGGCAGAGCACGGCTGGATACTGCGCTACCCCGCCGGTTCAGAGCACGTGACCGGCTACACCTTCGAGCCGTGGCACTTTCGCTACGTGGGCGAGCCGCTCGCGCTCGAGATGCGCGAGCGGGGCGTCGCGACCCTCGAGGAGTACTTCGAGCTGGCGGCTGCGCCGACGTACCTGGACGAGTGA
- a CDS encoding LysE/ArgO family amino acid transporter yields the protein MITSVLVGVVSGLSLIVAIGAQNAFVLQQGIRGQHVLPVVLFCATCDALLELAGVAGIGFVVERAPIVLEILRWGGIIFLLGYAFTSFRRASKPERLVAGDESQSSLAKTMAACAAITLLNPHVYLDTMVLMGSIGNAQGEPGRWWFLLGGALASFGWFFILGYGARGLRRFFATPRSWQVLDIVVGVMMLAIAARLLFGGVG from the coding sequence GTGATTACCTCTGTGCTCGTCGGCGTCGTCTCAGGCCTCTCGCTCATCGTTGCCATCGGCGCACAAAATGCGTTCGTCCTGCAGCAGGGCATTCGCGGGCAGCATGTACTGCCGGTCGTGTTGTTTTGCGCCACGTGCGATGCGCTGCTTGAACTCGCAGGGGTCGCCGGAATCGGCTTCGTCGTCGAACGCGCGCCCATCGTGCTGGAGATCTTGCGCTGGGGCGGCATTATCTTCCTGCTCGGCTACGCTTTCACGTCGTTCCGCCGGGCGAGCAAGCCCGAACGGCTGGTCGCGGGCGATGAGTCCCAGAGCTCGCTCGCAAAAACCATGGCCGCCTGTGCCGCGATCACCCTGCTGAACCCGCACGTCTACCTTGACACGATGGTGCTCATGGGCTCGATTGGCAACGCACAGGGCGAGCCCGGCCGCTGGTGGTTCTTGCTCGGAGGGGCGCTCGCGAGCTTCGGCTGGTTCTTCATTCTCGGCTACGGAGCCCGTGGCCTGAGACGCTTCTTCGCGACCCCGCGCTCCTGGCAGGTGCTCGACATCGTCGTTGGCGTCATGATGCTCGCGATCGCCGCGCGCCTCTTGTTTGGCGGCGTCGGCTAG
- a CDS encoding gamma carbonic anhydrase family protein, with amino-acid sequence MAHIYSFAGKTPRVHPDAWIAPTATLIGDVTIEAGASVWFGAVLRADNAPIVLGEGSNLQDNVVLHTDIDTPVHVGPGVGVGHNAILHGTTVGEGCLIGMGATLLNDSVIGEGAFVAAGALVLEGQHIEAGHLAAGVPAKDRGEMGAEMAERVRVNAEGYQELSAAYRAEGI; translated from the coding sequence ATGGCTCATATCTATTCTTTCGCGGGCAAAACCCCGCGCGTTCACCCCGATGCGTGGATCGCCCCTACCGCGACCCTCATCGGCGACGTCACGATCGAAGCCGGGGCAAGCGTGTGGTTCGGGGCGGTTCTCCGCGCCGACAACGCACCAATCGTGCTCGGTGAGGGCAGCAACCTTCAAGACAACGTCGTCTTGCACACCGACATCGACACCCCCGTACACGTTGGGCCGGGCGTCGGCGTTGGCCACAACGCGATCTTGCACGGCACGACCGTTGGCGAGGGGTGCCTCATTGGCATGGGCGCGACCCTGCTCAACGACTCGGTGATCGGCGAGGGCGCCTTCGTCGCGGCGGGCGCACTCGTGCTTGAGGGCCAGCACATCGAGGCCGGCCACCTTGCCGCCGGAGTACCCGCGAAGGATCGTGGCGAAATGGGTGCAGAGATGGCCGAACGGGTGCGCGTGAATGCCGAGGGGTATCAGGAGCTCTCGGCAGCCTACCGCGCCGAGGGCATCTAG
- a CDS encoding glycine--tRNA ligase yields the protein MAEQSRLDTVIALARHRGFVFQAGEIYGGSRSAWDYGPLGTALKENIKRQWWKTMVQKRDDVVGIDSSVILPRQVWEASGHVEVFSDPLVECLQCHKRYREDHLIEEFEEKKGREPKDGLAEIVCVNCGTRGQFTEPKEFSGLLKTYLGPVAEEEGMHYLRPETAQGIFVNFANVLQAARMKPPFGIAQIGKSFRNEITPGNFIFRTREFEQMEMEFFVEPGTDEEWQEYWMGERMAWYVDLGINPENLRFYEHPQEKLSHYSKRTADIEYRYGFSGSEWGELEGVANRTNFDLSTHSEKSGKDLSYFDQTKNEKWIPYVIEPAAGLTRSVMAFLVDAYREEEVPNAKGGTDKRTVLSLDPRLAPVKVAVLPLSRNEALSPLAREIAQELRDSWNVDFDDSGAIGRRYRRQDEIGTPFCVTIDFDSLDDNAVTVRERDTMEQVRIPRAELFAFLAERLRGA from the coding sequence ATGGCTGAGCAATCCCGTCTCGATACAGTTATCGCCCTCGCGCGCCACCGCGGCTTCGTGTTTCAGGCCGGTGAAATTTACGGCGGTTCGCGTTCAGCGTGGGATTACGGGCCGCTCGGCACCGCGCTCAAAGAGAACATCAAGCGCCAGTGGTGGAAGACCATGGTGCAGAAGCGCGACGACGTCGTAGGCATCGACTCGAGCGTTATCTTGCCTCGACAGGTCTGGGAAGCCTCGGGCCACGTCGAGGTATTCTCTGACCCCCTCGTCGAGTGCCTGCAGTGCCACAAGCGTTACCGCGAAGACCACCTCATCGAAGAGTTCGAAGAGAAGAAGGGCCGCGAGCCCAAAGACGGCCTCGCCGAGATCGTCTGCGTGAACTGTGGCACCCGCGGCCAGTTCACCGAGCCCAAGGAGTTCTCGGGCCTTCTGAAGACCTACCTCGGCCCCGTCGCCGAGGAAGAGGGCATGCACTACCTTCGCCCCGAGACCGCACAGGGCATCTTCGTGAACTTCGCGAATGTGCTGCAGGCCGCACGCATGAAGCCCCCGTTTGGCATCGCGCAGATCGGTAAGAGCTTCCGCAACGAGATCACACCGGGCAACTTCATCTTCCGCACTCGCGAGTTCGAACAGATGGAGATGGAATTCTTCGTCGAGCCCGGCACCGACGAAGAGTGGCAAGAGTACTGGATGGGCGAGCGTATGGCGTGGTACGTCGACCTCGGCATCAACCCCGAGAACCTGCGTTTCTACGAGCACCCGCAAGAGAAGCTGTCTCACTACTCGAAGCGCACGGCCGACATCGAGTACCGTTACGGCTTCTCGGGCAGCGAGTGGGGCGAGCTCGAGGGCGTCGCAAACCGCACGAACTTTGACCTCAGCACGCACTCAGAGAAGTCGGGCAAAGACCTCTCGTACTTCGATCAGACGAAGAACGAGAAGTGGATCCCGTACGTGATCGAGCCAGCGGCCGGTCTTACGCGCTCGGTCATGGCCTTCCTCGTCGACGCGTACCGTGAAGAAGAGGTACCCAACGCCAAGGGCGGCACCGACAAGCGCACGGTGCTGAGCCTCGACCCGCGCCTCGCGCCAGTCAAGGTTGCGGTACTGCCGCTCAGCCGCAATGAGGCGCTCTCGCCGCTCGCGCGTGAGATCGCCCAGGAGCTGCGCGACTCGTGGAACGTCGACTTCGACGACTCGGGCGCGATCGGCCGCCGCTACCGCCGCCAGGACGAGATCGGTACCCCGTTCTGCGTCACGATCGACTTCGACTCGCTCGACGATAACGCCGTAACGGTGCGCGAGCGCGACACGATGGAGCAGGTACGCATTCCGCGCGCCGAGCTCTTCGCATTCCTCGCGGAGCGTCTGCGCGGCGCCTAA
- a CDS encoding CPBP family intramembrane glutamic endopeptidase, whose amino-acid sequence MQQEPYGYQYHRLFRGMPNYRWWKPLVFAFLAVTFGFTLQVAVTGLAMAPFIAAGDVSSILSIESRIMALDTQDPFAIALAFLSLAVWIPAIMLAAWAMGIKPVGRIWSVKFRMRWDLLFSTFGWAALVFAVTQLLIIAVQVMLTPGGPAFGPDAVAGFQWNLAITTLVLALVLVPFQAAAEELMFRGAMMQVLGSWIKNPIIPILLPSLLFAGAHLYDVWGMLQVGLMGVTCAWLTWRTGGLEAAISLHVINNLGVFLILSTGVTGSTKQVSETGGAWIGLLMQVIMLALYAAIVVRKFDAKRREEAKAATLVGALS is encoded by the coding sequence ATGCAGCAAGAGCCGTACGGCTACCAGTATCACCGCCTGTTTCGGGGCATGCCCAATTACCGGTGGTGGAAGCCGCTCGTGTTCGCGTTTCTCGCGGTCACCTTCGGCTTCACGCTGCAGGTTGCCGTCACCGGCCTCGCGATGGCTCCGTTCATCGCGGCCGGTGACGTCAGCTCGATCCTGAGCATCGAGTCGCGCATCATGGCGCTCGACACGCAGGATCCGTTCGCGATTGCTCTCGCGTTCCTCTCGCTTGCGGTATGGATTCCAGCGATCATGCTCGCCGCCTGGGCCATGGGCATCAAGCCCGTGGGCCGTATTTGGTCGGTGAAGTTTCGCATGCGCTGGGACCTGCTCTTTTCGACCTTTGGTTGGGCGGCTCTCGTCTTCGCGGTCACCCAGCTGCTCATCATTGCGGTGCAGGTCATGCTCACCCCGGGCGGCCCGGCCTTCGGGCCCGATGCCGTGGCCGGTTTCCAGTGGAATCTCGCGATCACCACCCTCGTGCTCGCCCTCGTGCTCGTGCCGTTTCAGGCCGCGGCCGAGGAACTCATGTTCCGCGGTGCGATGATGCAGGTGCTTGGCTCGTGGATCAAGAACCCGATCATTCCCATTCTGCTGCCCTCACTCCTGTTTGCCGGCGCTCACCTCTACGACGTCTGGGGCATGCTGCAGGTCGGGCTCATGGGCGTGACCTGCGCGTGGCTCACGTGGCGCACGGGCGGCCTCGAAGCAGCAATCTCACTGCACGTGATCAATAACCTCGGCGTCTTCCTCATTCTCTCGACCGGCGTGACCGGCTCGACGAAGCAGGTAAGCGAGACCGGAGGCGCGTGGATCGGCCTCCTCATGCAGGTCATCATGCTCGCCCTGTACGCCGCGATCGTCGTGAGAAAGTTTGACGCCAAGCGCCGCGAAGAGGCGAAGGCCGCTACTCTCGTGGGGGCGCTCTCATGA